A single genomic interval of Nonomuraea rubra harbors:
- a CDS encoding LysR family transcriptional regulator yields MTLAQLRVLIAVAEQGGFTAAAELVGMSQPAVSRAVASLERELGAALFVRHRDGIALTEAGRRALARAREALRHFDLIRADVAAASGQITGELRLASLPSATGTLVARLLRAFTDRYPQVKVRLFEGVDDDIRAWLQRGAAEVGVVTLPAPGLHTAHLSTHDMVSVLPAGDPLAAKAAVHLSDLAGRPFILTTAGCRPLITGAALAAGVSLDIAFEASGPAAILEMVGAGLGVSIVPALGLPAGLPGVVTRPLEPGMTRTLALAVPSLEDCAPAARAFLDELSAFTM; encoded by the coding sequence ATGACGTTAGCGCAGCTCAGAGTGCTGATCGCGGTCGCCGAGCAGGGCGGGTTCACCGCCGCGGCCGAGCTCGTGGGCATGTCCCAGCCCGCCGTCAGCCGCGCCGTCGCGAGCCTGGAGCGGGAGCTGGGCGCGGCCCTGTTCGTCCGCCACCGCGACGGCATCGCCCTCACCGAGGCCGGCCGCCGCGCGCTCGCCCGGGCCCGCGAGGCGCTGCGCCACTTCGACCTCATCCGCGCCGACGTGGCCGCCGCCAGCGGGCAGATCACCGGCGAGCTGCGCCTGGCCAGCCTCCCCAGCGCCACGGGCACGCTCGTCGCCCGGCTGCTGCGCGCGTTCACCGACCGCTACCCGCAGGTCAAGGTCCGCCTGTTCGAGGGCGTGGACGACGACATCCGCGCCTGGCTGCAGCGCGGCGCGGCCGAGGTCGGCGTGGTCACCCTGCCCGCCCCCGGCCTGCACACCGCGCACCTCAGCACGCACGACATGGTCAGCGTGCTGCCGGCCGGCGACCCGCTCGCCGCCAAGGCGGCCGTGCACCTGTCCGACCTGGCCGGGCGGCCGTTCATCCTGACCACCGCCGGCTGCCGGCCGCTGATCACGGGCGCGGCGCTGGCGGCCGGGGTGTCGCTGGACATCGCGTTCGAGGCGAGCGGGCCGGCCGCCATCCTGGAGATGGTGGGCGCGGGGCTCGGCGTCAGCATCGTGCCCGCGCTCGGCCTGCCCGCCGGCCTGCCCGGCGTCGTCACCCGGCCGCTGGAGCCGGGGATGACGCGGACGCTGGCGCTGGCCGTCCCGTCGCTGGAGGACTGCGCGCCCGCGGCGCGTGCCTTCCTGGACGAGCTGAGCGCCTTTACAATGTAG
- a CDS encoding ATP-binding cassette domain-containing protein codes for MRLLPLAGARRVAPFAVLVTGAAVLGPLGTVPLGLLASGGGLVAPAALLLAALLAQELCTALREPAGAAVARGIDGVLRARVRAATVAMPLERLESPLVQADVRLALHGHRGRTAGAAAVAAAGEAGRLASAVLGAAVLSAHVWWLGGAALVLALAQNRRIETMLVGPGGVESLADSAGQARRRRRADYLAGVAGGPGGVAKEIRVFGLESFFVARYVAAMRAYLAPQARGRRAVVRGYGWVLGVQAAAACGTFAVLGRQAGAGWLEAGALAQCVVAALLVFAYGAGGHQMFDVAYGTEPFRAVTRLLAPVPAPPPAGHGGIDLTGVTFAYPHAAAPVLDRLDLRVRPGERLAVVGRNGAGKTTLVKLLTGLYTPRLGTATTCPAAVVFQDFVRYPLSLRDNVRLGDPSFEGTDADVLAALESAGALDLLNFLPGGLGTPLSRAFTGGRDLSGGQWQKVALARAVYAMNADPSRALIVDEPTAHLDARAEREVFERLLDGTGGRTMVLISHRFATVRRADRIVVLEGGAITEQGGHAELMAAGGRYAHWYRLQADLITRDGR; via the coding sequence ATGCGGTTGCTGCCGCTGGCCGGAGCGCGGCGGGTGGCGCCGTTCGCGGTGCTCGTGACGGGCGCGGCGGTGCTGGGGCCGCTGGGCACCGTCCCGCTCGGCCTGCTGGCTTCGGGTGGCGGGCTCGTCGCGCCGGCCGCGCTGCTGCTGGCGGCGCTGCTGGCGCAGGAGCTCTGCACGGCGTTGCGCGAACCCGCCGGAGCCGCCGTGGCCCGCGGGATCGACGGGGTGCTGCGCGCGCGGGTACGCGCGGCGACGGTCGCCATGCCGCTGGAGCGCCTGGAGAGCCCGCTGGTGCAGGCGGACGTGCGGCTGGCGCTCCACGGGCACCGGGGCAGGACGGCGGGCGCGGCGGCGGTGGCCGCGGCCGGGGAGGCGGGCCGGCTGGCCTCGGCGGTGCTGGGCGCGGCCGTCCTGTCCGCGCACGTGTGGTGGCTCGGGGGTGCCGCGCTCGTGCTCGCCCTGGCCCAGAACCGGCGCATCGAGACCATGCTGGTCGGCCCCGGGGGAGTGGAGTCACTGGCCGACAGCGCCGGTCAGGCCCGGCGCCGGCGGCGGGCCGACTACCTGGCCGGGGTGGCGGGAGGCCCCGGGGGCGTCGCCAAGGAGATCCGCGTGTTCGGGCTGGAGTCGTTCTTCGTGGCGCGGTACGTCGCGGCGATGCGGGCGTACCTCGCCCCGCAGGCGCGCGGGCGGCGGGCCGTGGTCCGGGGGTACGGGTGGGTGCTGGGGGTGCAGGCGGCCGCCGCGTGCGGCACGTTCGCCGTGCTGGGCCGGCAGGCCGGGGCGGGGTGGCTGGAGGCGGGGGCGCTGGCGCAGTGCGTGGTGGCCGCCCTGCTGGTCTTCGCGTACGGGGCCGGCGGCCACCAGATGTTCGACGTCGCGTACGGCACCGAGCCGTTCCGCGCCGTCACCCGCCTCCTGGCGCCCGTGCCCGCGCCACCACCCGCCGGGCACGGCGGCATCGATCTCACCGGCGTCACGTTCGCCTACCCCCACGCCGCCGCGCCCGTCCTGGACCGGCTTGACCTGCGGGTGCGGCCGGGGGAGCGGCTGGCGGTCGTCGGCCGCAACGGCGCCGGCAAGACCACCCTGGTCAAGCTGCTCACCGGCCTCTACACCCCGCGGCTCGGCACCGCCACCACGTGCCCGGCGGCCGTGGTGTTCCAGGACTTCGTCCGTTACCCCCTCTCGCTGCGTGACAACGTCCGGCTCGGGGATCCCTCGTTCGAGGGGACGGACGCCGACGTGCTGGCGGCACTGGAGTCGGCCGGCGCCCTCGACCTGCTGAACTTCCTTCCCGGCGGGCTCGGCACGCCGCTGTCGCGGGCCTTCACCGGAGGCCGCGACCTGTCGGGCGGCCAGTGGCAGAAGGTCGCGCTGGCGCGGGCCGTGTACGCCATGAACGCCGATCCCAGCCGCGCCCTGATCGTGGACGAGCCCACCGCCCACCTGGACGCCCGCGCCGAGCGGGAGGTCTTCGAACGGCTCCTGGACGGCACCGGGGGCCGCACCATGGTGCTCATCTCGCATCGTTTCGCCACCGTCCGGCGGGCCGACCGGATCGTGGTCCTGGAGGGCGGGGCGATCACCGAGCAGGGCGGCCACGCCGAGCTGATGGCCGCGGGCGGCCGGTACGCGCACTGGTACCGCCTCCAGGCGGACCTGATCACGAGGGACGGGCGATGA
- a CDS encoding alpha/beta fold hydrolase, whose product MSTRMTIEVDGRRASYLTAGERGPVVLLLHGTYWSRVWEPVLDRLAAAGLRPVAVDLPGLGRSEGELTAETATVPALAAWVGRFAAAFGVDGPLAVAGHDIGGGIAQHVLAGGVAKVSRLALVNAVMYDSWPVPAVARYRDPAVVAATTVEDLLAARRKAVTTALARPAGEGEIAEYLDPWTDPRVARSWMALAGAADSRYTLDLVPALRADETPKLLVWGDADTFQEVRHAERFAAEMPNTRLVRVPGAGHIPMENDPEGVAAALAGFFSGVSPSV is encoded by the coding sequence ATGTCGACGCGCATGACGATCGAGGTGGACGGGCGGCGGGCCAGCTATCTGACGGCCGGCGAGCGAGGGCCCGTGGTGTTGCTGCTGCACGGCACGTACTGGAGCAGGGTGTGGGAGCCGGTGCTCGACCGGCTGGCGGCGGCAGGGCTGCGGCCGGTCGCGGTCGACCTGCCGGGGCTGGGCCGGTCGGAGGGGGAGCTGACGGCGGAGACGGCGACGGTTCCCGCGCTGGCGGCGTGGGTGGGCCGCTTCGCGGCGGCGTTCGGGGTGGACGGGCCGCTGGCCGTGGCCGGGCACGACATCGGCGGCGGGATCGCCCAGCACGTGCTGGCCGGCGGGGTCGCGAAGGTGAGCAGGCTGGCGCTGGTGAACGCGGTGATGTACGACTCGTGGCCGGTGCCGGCCGTCGCCCGGTACCGGGATCCCGCGGTGGTGGCCGCCACGACGGTGGAGGACCTGCTGGCGGCGCGGCGCAAGGCGGTCACCACCGCGCTGGCCCGCCCGGCCGGTGAGGGGGAGATCGCCGAGTACCTCGATCCGTGGACCGACCCCCGGGTCGCCCGGTCGTGGATGGCGCTCGCGGGCGCGGCCGACAGCCGCTACACCCTGGACCTGGTGCCCGCGCTGCGGGCCGACGAGACGCCGAAGCTGCTGGTGTGGGGGGACGCGGACACCTTCCAGGAGGTGCGTCACGCCGAGAGGTTCGCCGCGGAGATGCCGAACACGCGGCTCGTGCGCGTCCCGGGGGCGGGTCACATCCCGATGGAGAACGACCCGGAGGGGGTGGCCGCGGCGCTGGCCGGGTTCTTCTCCGGTGTGAGCCCATCGGTTTGA
- a CDS encoding YciI family protein, whose product MKFMIVGKASAETEAGALPSQEVVDNMHAYNESLTKAGVLLTAEGLYPSSQGVQIAYSGGKATVLDGPFTEAKELIAGFWLIQVKSREEAVEWALRVPVPPGHDGVGLQVYRVFDAADVPDDSLPPEERAREEALRERLGADNPTT is encoded by the coding sequence ATGAAGTTCATGATCGTGGGCAAGGCGAGCGCCGAGACCGAGGCCGGGGCGCTGCCCAGCCAGGAGGTGGTCGACAACATGCACGCCTACAACGAGTCGCTGACCAAGGCCGGGGTGCTGCTGACGGCCGAGGGGCTCTACCCCAGCTCCCAGGGGGTCCAGATCGCCTACAGCGGCGGCAAGGCGACCGTGCTCGACGGGCCGTTCACCGAGGCGAAGGAGCTCATCGCCGGGTTCTGGCTCATCCAGGTCAAGTCGCGCGAGGAGGCCGTCGAGTGGGCCCTGCGGGTGCCCGTGCCGCCGGGGCACGACGGGGTGGGGCTGCAGGTCTACCGGGTGTTCGACGCCGCGGACGTACCGGACGACTCGCTGCCTCCCGAGGAGCGTGCCCGCGAGGAGGCCCTGCGCGAGCGCCTGGGCGCGGACAACCCCACCACCTGA
- a CDS encoding carbohydrate ABC transporter permease, whose product MSLDTLPRASRNTHRRERPPGRRWRSRLDVKAMPYALVSPYFLLFAAFGLFPLAFTLYYSLYDYDLTGTTEWAGLGNYTALLGDDDFWRATVNTVAMFLIATVPQMFLALFLANALNKHMRFRLPIRMSVLLPLVTSVVAVAVVFTQLFARDWGLVNYLLGLFGVDNTNWRAERVPSWIAIATMVDWRWTGYNAIIFLAGMQTIPRDLYEAASIDGASRRRQFWQITLPMLRPTMIFVVLNSTIGGLTLFSEPMTFYNGNPDGGSQGQFQTVAMFVYKEAFREFDYGYASAAAWLLFLLILIGAAINFLFVRRIGGTR is encoded by the coding sequence ATGAGCCTCGACACCCTTCCGCGGGCGTCACGGAACACCCACCGCCGTGAACGCCCGCCCGGCCGCCGCTGGCGTTCCCGACTGGACGTCAAGGCGATGCCGTACGCCCTGGTGTCTCCCTACTTCCTGCTGTTCGCCGCCTTCGGGCTCTTCCCGCTGGCCTTCACGCTCTACTACTCGCTCTACGACTACGACCTGACCGGGACCACGGAGTGGGCCGGGCTGGGCAACTACACCGCGCTCCTGGGTGACGACGACTTCTGGCGGGCCACGGTCAACACGGTGGCCATGTTCCTCATCGCCACGGTCCCCCAGATGTTCCTGGCCCTGTTCCTGGCCAACGCGCTGAACAAGCACATGAGGTTCCGCCTGCCGATCCGGATGAGCGTGCTGCTTCCGCTCGTCACGTCGGTGGTCGCGGTCGCGGTGGTGTTCACGCAGCTGTTCGCCCGCGACTGGGGTCTGGTCAACTACCTGCTTGGCCTGTTCGGGGTCGACAACACGAACTGGCGGGCCGAGCGCGTCCCGTCGTGGATCGCGATCGCCACCATGGTCGACTGGCGCTGGACCGGCTACAACGCGATCATCTTCCTGGCCGGCATGCAGACGATCCCGCGCGACCTGTACGAGGCGGCCTCGATCGACGGCGCCTCGCGGCGCAGGCAGTTCTGGCAGATCACGCTGCCGATGCTGCGCCCGACCATGATCTTCGTGGTGCTCAACTCCACGATCGGCGGCCTGACGCTGTTCTCGGAGCCGATGACGTTCTACAACGGCAACCCCGACGGCGGCTCGCAGGGCCAGTTCCAGACGGTGGCCATGTTCGTCTACAAGGAGGCCTTCCGGGAGTTCGACTACGGCTACGCCTCCGCGGCCGCCTGGCTGCTGTTCCTGCTGATCCTCATCGGAGCAGCGATCAACTTCCTGTTCGTGCGCAGGATCGGGGGCACGCGATGA
- a CDS encoding carbohydrate ABC transporter permease — protein MTVWKPTVLTRVLLGLAIFVSAFPLYWMLVIASRTNADAVASPPKFLPGGNLGDNIVRVLTHPEAQFLLGLTNSFIVASIVTVSVILISTLAGFAFANLNFKGRNALLLLVLLTMAVPLQQMGVVPLYRLMVSLEWTNTLKAVILPYLLNGFGVFLMTQYTRQSVPMELVEAARVDGAATLRIWWNVVLPAVRPGMAVLGINTFMLMWNDYMWPLIVLNQENPTVQIAINGLNARFSTEYSLIFAGTALSIIPLVLVFVLFGRQIVGGLMEGAVKA, from the coding sequence ATGACCGTCTGGAAACCGACCGTCCTCACCAGGGTTCTGCTGGGGCTGGCCATCTTCGTCTCGGCGTTCCCGCTGTACTGGATGCTGGTCATCGCCTCGCGGACGAACGCGGACGCGGTGGCCTCGCCGCCGAAGTTCCTGCCGGGCGGGAACCTGGGCGACAACATCGTGCGGGTCCTCACCCACCCGGAGGCGCAGTTCCTGCTGGGCCTGACGAACTCGTTCATCGTGGCGAGCATCGTCACCGTCTCCGTCATCCTCATCTCCACGCTGGCCGGCTTCGCCTTCGCGAACCTGAACTTCAAGGGCCGCAACGCGCTGCTGCTGCTCGTGCTGCTGACGATGGCGGTGCCGCTGCAGCAGATGGGCGTGGTGCCGCTCTACCGGCTCATGGTGAGCCTGGAGTGGACCAACACCCTCAAGGCGGTCATCCTGCCGTACCTGCTCAACGGGTTCGGCGTGTTCCTCATGACGCAGTACACCCGGCAGTCCGTGCCGATGGAGCTGGTCGAGGCCGCCCGCGTGGACGGCGCCGCCACGCTGCGCATCTGGTGGAACGTCGTGCTGCCGGCCGTACGGCCCGGCATGGCCGTGCTCGGCATCAACACGTTCATGCTCATGTGGAACGACTACATGTGGCCGCTGATCGTGCTCAACCAGGAAAACCCGACCGTGCAGATCGCGATCAACGGGCTCAACGCGAGGTTCTCCACGGAGTACTCGCTGATCTTCGCTGGCACGGCGCTGTCCATCATCCCGCTCGTGCTGGTTTTCGTCCTCTTCGGCCGTCAGATCGTCGGCGGACTCATGGAAGGTGCGGTCAAGGCGTGA
- a CDS encoding extracellular solute-binding protein gives MMISKRRGGIAAASALAAVALTVASCGSGGTSESSAPASSAAAQPVTIRVQTFGGGENFGYKNAIAKWNAEHKDIQIKHENLTDQFEQQYWPQMIQWLTSGSGAGDVVGIDEGGMGLAKARSEWWADLKEYGLESRKADFPAWKWENGVAADGKLFGLGTDIGGMSICYRKDLFEKAGLPSNRDEVSALWPTWDEFMNVGKKFQGKVKDTKWADGTNTLYQVVLYQEAAKNGNVSYFDTSNNLIVDKNPAVKTAFDFAQKMTQQGLTAKLRNFTDEWATGTQKGSFATLGCPSWMLGVVSGNAGDDAKGQWDVASVPGGGGNWGGSWLAVPKQTKHPKEAAMVADYLTQAQTQATVFTDFGNMPSNTKAQQDPAVQGAKNEFFNDAPIGEIFAKSAASLQPVFLGVKHAQVKNAIESVIQGMDDGSVAHDKAWQQLVDDAVKAAG, from the coding sequence ATGATGATCAGCAAGCGTCGCGGCGGTATCGCCGCGGCTTCGGCCCTGGCCGCGGTGGCGCTTACCGTCGCGTCCTGTGGTTCCGGCGGCACTTCGGAGTCCAGCGCTCCCGCGTCGTCCGCGGCGGCTCAGCCCGTCACGATCCGGGTCCAGACGTTCGGCGGCGGCGAGAACTTCGGCTACAAGAACGCCATCGCCAAGTGGAACGCCGAGCACAAGGACATCCAGATCAAGCACGAGAACCTCACCGACCAGTTCGAGCAGCAGTACTGGCCGCAGATGATCCAGTGGCTGACCTCGGGCTCCGGTGCGGGCGACGTGGTCGGCATCGACGAGGGCGGCATGGGCCTGGCCAAGGCGCGCTCGGAGTGGTGGGCCGACCTGAAGGAGTACGGCCTGGAGTCCCGCAAGGCCGACTTCCCGGCGTGGAAGTGGGAGAACGGCGTCGCCGCCGACGGCAAGCTGTTCGGCCTGGGCACCGACATCGGCGGCATGAGCATCTGCTACCGCAAGGACCTGTTCGAGAAGGCCGGTCTGCCGTCGAACCGCGACGAGGTCAGCGCCCTGTGGCCGACCTGGGACGAGTTCATGAACGTCGGCAAGAAGTTCCAGGGCAAGGTCAAGGACACCAAGTGGGCTGACGGCACCAACACGCTGTACCAGGTCGTCCTCTACCAGGAGGCGGCCAAGAACGGCAACGTCAGCTACTTCGACACGAGCAACAACCTCATCGTCGACAAGAACCCGGCCGTGAAGACGGCCTTCGACTTCGCCCAGAAGATGACCCAGCAGGGCCTGACCGCCAAGCTGCGCAACTTCACGGACGAGTGGGCGACGGGCACCCAGAAGGGCTCGTTCGCCACGCTCGGCTGCCCCTCCTGGATGCTCGGCGTGGTCAGCGGCAACGCCGGCGACGACGCCAAGGGCCAGTGGGACGTGGCCTCGGTGCCCGGTGGCGGCGGCAACTGGGGCGGCTCGTGGCTGGCCGTGCCGAAGCAGACCAAGCACCCGAAGGAAGCGGCCATGGTGGCCGACTACCTGACGCAGGCGCAGACACAGGCGACCGTCTTCACGGACTTCGGCAACATGCCGAGCAACACGAAGGCGCAGCAGGACCCCGCCGTCCAGGGCGCGAAGAACGAGTTCTTCAACGACGCCCCCATCGGTGAGATCTTCGCCAAGTCCGCGGCGAGCCTCCAGCCGGTCTTCCTCGGCGTGAAGCACGCCCAGGTCAAGAACGCCATCGAGTCGGTCATCCAGGGCATGGACGACGGCTCCGTTGCCCACGACAAGGCCTGGCAGCAGCTGGTCGACGACGCGGTGAAGGCCGCGGGCTGA
- a CDS encoding RNA polymerase sigma factor → MTASDTHRAIEAVWRIEAPRLIAGLAGLVRDVGLAEELAQDALVAALEQWPESGVPRNPGAWLMTVSKRRAIDLIRRNERLQRNLIELGHRLDLEEEPPEIDEIEDDLLRLVFTACHPALSMEARVALTLRVLGGLTTDEIARAFLVPESTVAQRIVRAKRTLADRRVPFEVPQGAELAGRLSSVLEVIYLIFNEGYSATAGDDWMRPGLCADALRLGRVLAGLMPKEPEVHGLVALMEIQASRSAARVGPEGEPILLLEQNRARWDRLLIGRGLAALDRAEELSGTLGPYTLQAAIAACHARALTPEDTDWVRIAALYEALARMSRSPVVELNRAVALSMAYGPAAGLELLDQIVAEPSLKGYHLLPSVRGDLLFKLGRLEEARAEFERAAGMTRNARERALLEERATACRNG, encoded by the coding sequence GTGACGGCTTCAGACACCCACCGTGCCATCGAGGCGGTCTGGCGGATCGAGGCGCCCCGGCTGATCGCCGGGCTCGCCGGGCTCGTGCGCGACGTCGGCCTCGCCGAGGAGCTGGCGCAGGACGCGCTGGTCGCCGCCCTGGAGCAGTGGCCGGAGTCGGGCGTGCCGCGCAACCCGGGCGCGTGGCTGATGACGGTCTCCAAGCGCCGCGCCATCGACCTCATCCGCAGGAACGAACGCCTCCAGCGCAACCTCATCGAGCTCGGCCACCGCCTCGACCTGGAGGAGGAGCCGCCCGAGATCGACGAGATCGAGGACGACCTGCTGCGGCTGGTGTTCACGGCCTGCCACCCCGCGCTGTCGATGGAGGCCAGGGTGGCGCTGACGCTGCGCGTGCTCGGCGGCCTGACCACCGACGAGATCGCACGGGCGTTCCTGGTCCCGGAGTCCACGGTCGCCCAGCGCATCGTGCGCGCCAAGCGCACGCTGGCCGACAGGCGGGTGCCGTTCGAGGTGCCGCAGGGCGCCGAGCTGGCCGGGCGCCTGTCGTCGGTGCTGGAGGTCATCTACCTGATCTTCAACGAGGGGTACTCCGCCACGGCCGGCGACGACTGGATGCGCCCGGGCCTGTGCGCGGACGCGCTACGGCTGGGCCGCGTGCTGGCCGGGCTGATGCCCAAGGAGCCCGAGGTGCACGGCCTGGTCGCGCTCATGGAGATCCAGGCGTCCCGCTCGGCCGCCCGGGTCGGCCCGGAGGGCGAGCCGATCCTGCTGCTGGAGCAGAACCGGGCCCGCTGGGACCGCCTGCTCATCGGCCGCGGCCTGGCCGCGCTCGACCGGGCGGAGGAGCTGTCGGGCACGCTGGGGCCGTACACGCTGCAGGCCGCGATCGCCGCCTGCCACGCGCGCGCCCTCACCCCGGAGGACACCGACTGGGTGCGGATCGCCGCCCTGTACGAGGCGCTGGCCCGGATGTCGCGCTCGCCGGTGGTGGAGCTCAACCGGGCGGTGGCCCTGTCGATGGCCTACGGCCCGGCGGCCGGGCTGGAGCTGCTCGACCAGATCGTGGCCGAGCCGTCGCTCAAGGGCTATCACCTGCTGCCCAGCGTACGGGGGGATCTGCTGTTCAAGCTGGGCCGGCTGGAGGAGGCGCGGGCGGAGTTCGAGCGGGCGGCGGGGATGACGCGCAACGCCCGCGAGCGCGCCCTGCTGGAGGAGCGCGCCACCGCCTGCCGGAACGGGTGA